One stretch of Planococcus sp. PAMC 21323 DNA includes these proteins:
- a CDS encoding NRDE family protein has protein sequence MCLINLQFRNHPRYKLIIAANRDEFYSRPAAPAQFWNDEPSILAGRDLTQMGTWLGVTKQGRIAALTNFRDPTNLEAGSLSRGAVVKDFLASTSSPEDYLQSINPEQYAGFNLIVGDAEKLVYYNNIQNEFYTIPPGTHGLSNHFLNTPWPKVTRGKENLASYMAQTEEADLEELFGILSNADHAQDSHLPNTGVGLDLERMLSPIFIKTPDYGTRSATIVLISHDNILTFAERNFEKGLFKEDIVYDFKIK, from the coding sequence ATGTGCTTAATAAACCTGCAATTCCGAAATCACCCTCGCTATAAATTAATCATCGCTGCTAATCGGGATGAATTTTATAGTCGTCCCGCTGCACCTGCTCAGTTTTGGAACGATGAACCATCCATACTCGCTGGCCGGGATTTGACACAAATGGGAACGTGGCTAGGTGTGACAAAGCAGGGGCGCATTGCCGCTTTAACAAATTTTAGAGATCCGACAAATTTAGAGGCAGGCTCGTTATCTAGAGGAGCTGTCGTGAAAGATTTTTTAGCTTCTACAAGTTCACCAGAAGATTACTTACAGTCGATTAATCCTGAGCAATATGCTGGATTTAACCTGATTGTCGGAGATGCTGAAAAATTAGTTTATTACAACAATATTCAAAATGAATTTTATACAATCCCTCCTGGTACGCATGGTCTCAGCAACCATTTTTTGAATACCCCATGGCCAAAGGTAACAAGAGGAAAAGAAAACCTTGCTTCCTATATGGCACAAACAGAAGAAGCGGATTTAGAAGAACTTTTTGGAATTTTATCAAATGCTGATCATGCACAAGACTCCCACCTTCCGAACACAGGTGTTGGCTTGGATTTAGAACGGATGTTGTCTCCTATTTTTATTAAGACTCCCGATTACGGAACACGTTCTGCGACGATTGTTTTAATTTCACACGATAATATACTAACCTTCGCCGAAAGAAATTTTGAAAAAGGGCTGTTTAAAGAAGACATCGTATATGATTTTAAAATCAAATGA
- a CDS encoding GNAT family N-acetyltransferase, whose amino-acid sequence MTNLTIHTGYQEEETYFLKYQLIKHNKSLVDYTEEEKVNLMIKNDEGTILAGLVGHIDWECFFIDILWVDESLRGLGKGQQLIQEAEALAIKKECRFIRLETFSFQAPEFYKRLGFMEMGKLEDFPKGYTHYYMYKELK is encoded by the coding sequence ATGACCAACTTAACAATACATACAGGATATCAAGAAGAAGAGACATATTTCCTAAAGTATCAATTAATAAAGCACAATAAAAGTCTAGTGGATTACACAGAAGAAGAAAAAGTTAACCTCATGATAAAAAATGACGAAGGAACGATACTTGCTGGACTTGTCGGTCATATCGATTGGGAATGCTTTTTTATTGATATTTTATGGGTAGATGAATCGTTACGTGGATTAGGAAAAGGACAGCAATTAATCCAGGAAGCTGAAGCATTGGCAATTAAGAAAGAATGTCGTTTTATTCGATTAGAGACCTTCAGCTTTCAAGCACCAGAATTTTATAAGCGATTGGGATTTATGGAGATGGGTAAATTAGAAGATTTTCCGAAAGGATATACGCATTATTATATGTACAAAGAGTTGAAATAA
- the uvsE gene encoding UV DNA damage repair endonuclease UvsE, whose amino-acid sequence MKLGYACMNTELKTVFKTLRVATAEAEGTDKIKELTLKNLKTTLDVVHWNLEHAIYFYRASSSIVPLSTHPINDWIWWEDPDVLAITEEIKAFVEKHNMRISVHPGQYTVINSPKPEVVLKSIEDLEYHDKLIQLLGGTDIILHTGGAYGDKDTAKQRFADVYLELSPSIRQRLRLENDDKTYTIRDVLDVHRLCNVPICFDIHHHNCNNDGESIDYAEILKTWEGYGKPKVHISTGKEGFTDLRHHNLVSETDFQELLLLLNGIDVDIMFEAKLKEQSVLPFVHQLANK is encoded by the coding sequence ATGAAACTTGGTTATGCTTGCATGAACACAGAATTAAAAACCGTATTTAAAACATTGCGCGTAGCGACTGCAGAAGCAGAAGGTACTGACAAGATAAAGGAACTCACATTAAAAAATTTAAAAACTACACTTGACGTAGTTCATTGGAATTTGGAACACGCTATTTACTTTTACCGTGCTTCTAGTTCGATCGTTCCACTTTCTACACATCCGATTAACGACTGGATATGGTGGGAAGACCCCGATGTGTTGGCAATCACAGAAGAGATTAAAGCGTTTGTCGAAAAGCATAATATGCGAATTTCTGTTCACCCTGGTCAATACACAGTCATCAATTCACCCAAACCTGAAGTTGTCCTAAAATCAATTGAAGATTTAGAGTATCACGATAAACTCATCCAACTACTTGGTGGTACCGACATTATTCTTCATACAGGCGGCGCATATGGTGATAAAGACACAGCAAAACAACGATTTGCCGATGTTTACTTAGAACTTTCACCAAGCATACGACAGCGATTACGTTTAGAAAATGACGATAAAACATATACGATTCGAGACGTTTTGGATGTCCATCGTCTTTGTAACGTACCCATTTGCTTTGATATTCATCATCATAATTGCAATAACGATGGTGAATCTATAGATTACGCTGAAATTCTTAAAACCTGGGAAGGCTATGGCAAACCCAAAGTCCATATTAGTACCGGAAAAGAAGGCTTTACAGATCTACGTCATCATAACTTAGTATCTGAAACTGACTTCCAAGAATTATTGCTTCTATTAAACGGCATCGATGTCGACATTATGTTCGAAGCCAAATTAAAAGAACAATCTGTTCTTCCTTTTGTTCATCAACTAGCAAACAAATAA
- a CDS encoding sensor histidine kinase, which yields MVENKREMYTNNYEWTEVEMVNLEAMMTGMINNIFFIIFPIIVYQMLTTTGQRNFFVSHRLILTLLFSISIVLCMVFPYQVVSEDYIFDLRQVPMILGALYGGPLVSAILFLVAAISRILIGGDGMYIAILNQFLVAVCVPFLRPMYMRINRLKKVSLVFSISIISLLFNMFAGYFIFGDPVHDIIGIWIMLMLNQGGVIALTALLIEHIQRQEYMYNSLLKHEKMETVSHFAAAVSHELRNPLQSIKGFVQLMKEYDYSRDKQIEFHDMVLTEIESAEDLIDDYLVYAKPTYGQLEAFAVSNEVLHVIKIMMPYAKVKDVEMHITEMDETTAILMDRHKFQQALVNIIRNGIEAMPRGGKLAIAVKSTSTKVSVHVIDKGIGMTKEEVRRLGEPYFSSKVKGTGLGMMVTYSIVSQMNGQILVDSEKDRGTEFILEFPSHRS from the coding sequence ATGGTAGAGAACAAACGGGAAATGTATACTAATAATTACGAATGGACAGAAGTGGAGATGGTAAATTTGGAAGCAATGATGACAGGCATGATTAATAATATCTTCTTCATCATATTCCCGATTATTGTATATCAGATGTTGACGACAACGGGCCAACGAAACTTCTTTGTTAGTCATCGACTTATTTTAACTTTACTATTTTCAATTTCAATCGTCCTTTGCATGGTATTTCCTTATCAAGTAGTTTCAGAGGATTATATTTTTGACCTCCGTCAAGTACCTATGATTTTGGGAGCGCTTTACGGAGGACCACTTGTATCAGCTATTTTATTTTTAGTGGCAGCTATTAGCCGCATACTTATTGGTGGAGATGGAATGTATATTGCCATACTCAATCAATTTCTAGTCGCAGTTTGTGTTCCGTTTTTGCGTCCAATGTATATGCGCATTAATCGACTAAAGAAAGTTAGTTTGGTTTTTAGTATTTCGATTATCTCACTGTTATTTAATATGTTTGCGGGTTACTTCATTTTTGGAGATCCGGTTCATGACATTATTGGAATATGGATCATGTTGATGCTCAATCAAGGAGGGGTTATTGCTTTAACGGCTTTGCTGATTGAACATATACAGCGCCAAGAATATATGTACAATTCCCTGTTGAAGCATGAAAAAATGGAAACGGTTAGTCATTTTGCAGCAGCAGTTTCTCATGAATTGCGAAATCCGCTTCAAAGTATTAAAGGCTTTGTTCAATTGATGAAAGAATACGACTATAGTCGCGACAAGCAAATCGAGTTCCACGATATGGTTTTAACAGAAATTGAGTCTGCGGAAGATTTAATCGATGATTACCTTGTTTATGCGAAGCCTACCTATGGACAACTAGAAGCCTTTGCTGTTTCTAATGAAGTTCTTCATGTGATAAAAATTATGATGCCATACGCAAAGGTAAAAGATGTAGAAATGCATATTACAGAAATGGATGAAACAACAGCTATTTTAATGGATCGTCATAAATTCCAACAAGCATTAGTTAACATCATTCGTAATGGCATTGAAGCGATGCCACGTGGCGGGAAGTTGGCTATTGCTGTTAAATCGACTTCTACAAAAGTAAGTGTACACGTTATTGATAAAGGAATAGGCATGACAAAAGAAGAAGTACGACGTTTGGGAGAGCCTTATTTCTCGAGTAAAGTTAAAGGAACAGGACTCGGCATGATGGTCACGTATAGCATTGTTAGTCAGATGAACGGTCAAATTCTTGTGGATTCAGAAAAAGACAGAGGAACCGAATTTATTTTGGAATTCCCTTCTCACAGAAGTTAA
- a CDS encoding sigma-70 family RNA polymerase sigma factor: MKNFEEVANQYAPMISAIIRKLHIYRDFDTFRQIGNIALWQAWQRFDDAKGNFTPFAYRSIQGAMLDELKRDTKRNEQTNLLSPDIQEDIIVDSENSLPDWVEVSALNDHEKWLLDAFYVKGYSLTELAHTENISIAGMKKRRERLVNKLRARTPHPYKK; encoded by the coding sequence TTGAAAAACTTTGAAGAAGTAGCAAACCAATATGCTCCCATGATTTCAGCGATTATTCGTAAGCTTCATATTTACCGTGACTTTGATACGTTTCGTCAAATTGGCAATATTGCCTTATGGCAGGCTTGGCAACGTTTCGATGATGCAAAAGGAAATTTTACTCCTTTTGCATATCGTAGTATTCAAGGAGCAATGCTAGATGAATTAAAGCGAGATACAAAACGAAATGAACAAACAAATCTGCTTAGTCCAGATATACAAGAAGACATTATAGTAGACAGTGAAAATAGTTTACCGGATTGGGTGGAAGTGAGTGCATTAAATGATCATGAAAAATGGCTTTTAGATGCTTTTTATGTGAAAGGGTATAGTTTGACCGAACTAGCTCATACTGAAAATATTTCGATAGCAGGAATGAAAAAAAGGCGTGAGCGATTGGTAAACAAATTGAGAGCTAGAACACCTCATCCTTATAAGAAGTAA
- a CDS encoding competence protein ComK, with protein MENYDDNLLDRSVLFVENYFEKDKKSEITTKDGVFYSRHSVLTLIDKTCMMFASTYEGRVKATRHNLKQHKKTTLLISEDGLAAYPTKSPDHPDCVWIFNHHYRLETIAPNRTRIFFDEFKVSTEVNVSIGILQKQRSRMYEMIYYYSNVREKHKS; from the coding sequence GTGGAGAATTATGATGACAATTTACTTGATCGATCGGTGTTATTTGTAGAAAATTATTTTGAAAAAGATAAAAAATCTGAAATCACGACCAAAGATGGTGTATTTTATTCTCGTCATTCTGTTCTGACATTAATCGATAAAACGTGTATGATGTTCGCATCCACTTATGAAGGTCGTGTAAAAGCAACACGACATAACCTGAAGCAACATAAGAAAACAACACTGCTCATCTCAGAAGATGGATTGGCTGCTTATCCCACAAAGTCTCCAGACCATCCAGACTGTGTATGGATCTTCAATCATCATTACCGCCTCGAAACGATCGCTCCGAACAGGACCCGCATCTTCTTTGATGAGTTCAAGGTCTCGACAGAAGTCAACGTTTCAATTGGCATCTTGCAAAAACAGCGAAGCCGTATGTACGAAATGATTTATTATTATTCTAACGTCCGTGAAAAGCACAAATCTTAA
- a CDS encoding GyrI-like domain-containing protein, with protein sequence MLQKYISEPLVEERTEQPYVGISVLAGLSEWEEVNGLVGELFEWLKSQNIKPAGAPFFRYWCMGDSEGKYKMEVGVPVKRMIAGDRRVVVGYIPGGSYATAMHKGHPENLEKSLEALEQWTMEEGLDIDKRWEGEAEIWNGRFEFYVNDFETEKDLNNWAIRIAFLLLGDDAA encoded by the coding sequence ATGCTACAGAAATACATTAGTGAGCCATTAGTTGAAGAGCGGACAGAGCAACCTTACGTCGGAATTTCCGTGTTAGCAGGCTTGTCAGAATGGGAAGAAGTTAATGGGCTTGTAGGAGAATTGTTTGAGTGGTTGAAATCACAAAATATTAAACCAGCAGGTGCACCATTTTTTCGCTATTGGTGTATGGGGGATTCAGAAGGCAAGTACAAAATGGAAGTGGGTGTACCAGTTAAACGCATGATCGCTGGCGACAGACGTGTAGTGGTTGGTTATATACCAGGAGGTTCATACGCAACCGCTATGCATAAGGGTCATCCTGAGAATTTGGAGAAGTCCCTCGAAGCTTTAGAGCAGTGGACTATGGAGGAAGGGTTGGATATCGATAAACGCTGGGAAGGAGAAGCGGAAATTTGGAACGGGCGCTTTGAGTTTTACGTGAATGACTTTGAGACAGAAAAAGATTTAAACAATTGGGCTATTCGAATTGCATTTTTATTGCTAGGGGACGACGCGGCGTAA
- a CDS encoding TetR/AcrR family transcriptional regulator, giving the protein MNKRSELMKQAVQLFSLKGFHQTSVQEIAEATGISKGAFYKHFESKEILFIEILKQHHQEIMTEISNAQSTIDDDNKDIFRKKLAIEIERTLSNHEFFMMVFKDFTLTESETLKEVFMELRQSTIMLHKTILLDTYGVEIEPFLPDLVAILEGLMQQYIFVLVFEEKQVSTSKLVNFITATIDAVVQNLEMMEPVLNEARSPIATIEEGFQQIAYKIKATDTNQEKLLASLNLLKEQVQQDNPQEFLIEALLIYLKQFSFIKNEVIYLENFI; this is encoded by the coding sequence ATGAACAAACGATCAGAGTTAATGAAACAAGCCGTACAGTTATTTTCTTTAAAAGGTTTTCACCAAACCTCGGTTCAAGAAATAGCAGAAGCCACAGGAATTTCGAAAGGTGCTTTTTATAAACATTTCGAATCAAAGGAAATTCTTTTTATCGAGATTTTAAAACAACATCATCAAGAGATTATGACAGAGATCTCTAATGCACAGTCGACTATCGATGATGACAATAAAGACATCTTCAGAAAAAAACTAGCCATCGAAATTGAGCGAACACTTTCCAATCATGAGTTTTTCATGATGGTATTCAAAGATTTTACACTCACTGAAAGTGAAACGTTAAAAGAAGTTTTCATGGAACTTAGACAGTCGACAATTATGCTACATAAAACAATTTTATTAGACACTTATGGAGTAGAGATCGAGCCGTTTTTACCGGATTTGGTCGCAATTCTCGAAGGCTTGATGCAACAATACATTTTTGTTCTAGTATTTGAAGAAAAACAAGTATCTACCTCGAAACTTGTCAATTTCATCACGGCTACGATTGATGCTGTTGTTCAAAATTTAGAGATGATGGAACCCGTCTTAAATGAGGCTCGTTCGCCAATCGCAACAATCGAAGAAGGCTTTCAGCAAATTGCTTATAAGATTAAAGCTACCGATACTAATCAAGAAAAACTATTGGCGTCCCTTAATTTATTGAAAGAGCAAGTCCAACAAGACAACCCTCAAGAGTTTTTAATCGAAGCTTTATTGATTTATTTAAAGCAGTTTTCGTTTATTAAAAACGAAGTCATCTATTTAGAAAATTTCATCTAA
- a CDS encoding efflux RND transporter permease subunit, with the protein MKQIIDFSLNNKFAIWILTVMIVAAGLYAGLTMKQESIPSITLPAVTVVTVYPGAAPDEIMEEVTVPMEQRIQSMNGVELVTSTSMANASTIQVQYDFEVDMDQATRDLEDALSKVTIPEEANDPQVSRLSLDAFPVLALSISNSDSSLEELTATVENDVLPALEGVPGLSEAQVSGQRVQKVTITFDQQALAQYGLTEDTIQQLIKGSNLTFPLGLTNFDGELKNLVIDGDITSIDDLKNLQIPAVPQSAATAPPEAPTETPAGSQVQPPAAAPTEIPTVALSDLADIQLVSEAESISRTNGEEAISISIIKSPDANTVEVVNDVQEIISEMEEEYGLTASSSFDQGEPIEKSVETMLSKALFGILFAVVIILLFLRSFKTTLISIISIPLSLLMAIFLLNQLDITLNIMTLGALTVAIGRVIDDSIVVIENIYRRMALPGEKLRGKELIREATREMFLPIFSSTVVTIAVFLPLALVSGQIGELFLPFALAVVFALSASLLVAVTIVPMMAHLMYRKQLQSMGTAKNTQKEHKPGKMAASYKRILEWSLNHKIVTFGGATVVLVASLFLVPVIGVSFLPEEEQKMVMATYSPEPGQTLEDVEAIALDAESAIDERDGVTSYQYSLGGDNPMSAMGGAGNNSALFYIEYDDDFEAFSDESTKLIEDLNNSTEFGEWASMDFAATGGNGLELFVYGDNVEDIQSAITQIQPFMEDNDGLENTKSSLTDAYDQFTLVANQQSLSENGLTAAQIGMALSSVGEAPVLTTVTNEDKDINVYIETEKTEYAGIDDVTDVEIPTALGTSVKVGDVMTVEEGKSPDTINRRDGQMFASLTADVLGNNAADITAEIDEQIAEIDLPAGVATDHGGVTEQINESFTQLGLAMLAAIAIVYFVLVVTFGGALAPFSILFSLPFTVIGVLVALWITGEALSVNALIGVLMLIGIVVTNAIVLIDRVIHMEKSGLSTREALLEGGVTRLRPILMTALATIGALIPLAIGIEGGGGGLISQGLGITVIGGLISSTLLTLVIVPIVYEVVAKFRKKRID; encoded by the coding sequence TTGAAACAAATTATTGATTTTTCTTTAAATAACAAATTTGCGATTTGGATTTTGACGGTTATGATCGTTGCAGCTGGTTTATATGCAGGCTTAACGATGAAACAAGAATCCATTCCAAGCATCACCCTCCCTGCTGTTACAGTTGTTACTGTCTATCCGGGCGCAGCACCTGACGAAATTATGGAAGAAGTCACAGTTCCTATGGAGCAACGAATTCAAAGCATGAACGGTGTAGAGCTGGTAACATCCACTTCGATGGCCAACGCTTCAACTATTCAAGTCCAATACGATTTTGAAGTAGATATGGACCAAGCAACTCGTGATTTGGAAGATGCTTTATCAAAAGTCACGATTCCTGAGGAAGCAAACGATCCTCAAGTATCTCGTCTTAGCTTAGATGCATTTCCTGTTCTCGCGTTAAGCATAAGTAATTCGGACAGTTCACTAGAAGAACTAACCGCAACTGTAGAAAATGATGTATTGCCCGCTTTAGAAGGCGTACCCGGATTGTCTGAAGCTCAAGTTTCCGGACAACGCGTACAAAAAGTTACCATAACTTTTGACCAGCAAGCATTAGCACAGTACGGCTTAACAGAAGACACTATCCAACAACTGATTAAAGGGTCGAATTTAACATTCCCGCTTGGATTGACGAATTTCGATGGTGAATTAAAAAATCTAGTTATTGATGGAGATATCACATCTATTGACGATTTGAAAAACTTACAAATCCCAGCTGTTCCTCAATCTGCAGCTACAGCTCCACCTGAAGCACCTACTGAAACACCAGCCGGATCTCAAGTACAACCACCTGCTGCTGCACCTACTGAAATCCCGACTGTTGCGTTAAGTGATTTGGCTGACATTCAACTTGTCAGTGAAGCAGAGTCAATTTCACGAACAAATGGCGAAGAAGCAATCAGTATTTCAATCATCAAGTCACCTGATGCGAATACTGTAGAAGTAGTAAATGATGTTCAAGAAATTATTTCGGAGATGGAAGAGGAATATGGTTTAACCGCTTCTTCTTCATTTGACCAAGGAGAGCCAATCGAAAAATCGGTTGAAACAATGCTCAGCAAAGCCTTATTCGGTATTTTATTTGCGGTAGTCATCATTTTGCTATTCCTTCGTAGCTTTAAGACGACATTGATTTCGATTATCTCTATTCCATTGTCATTATTAATGGCGATTTTCCTATTAAATCAACTGGATATTACATTAAATATCATGACACTTGGCGCATTAACGGTTGCCATTGGTCGCGTAATTGATGATTCGATTGTTGTTATCGAAAATATCTATCGTCGCATGGCCCTACCCGGAGAGAAATTACGTGGCAAAGAATTGATCCGCGAAGCGACGCGTGAAATGTTCTTACCTATCTTTTCATCTACTGTGGTCACGATTGCCGTATTTTTACCACTTGCGCTTGTTAGTGGACAAATCGGCGAATTGTTCTTACCGTTTGCATTAGCAGTTGTTTTTGCGCTATCAGCTTCTTTATTAGTCGCTGTGACAATTGTTCCTATGATGGCACATTTAATGTACCGCAAACAATTGCAAAGCATGGGAACCGCTAAAAACACGCAAAAAGAACACAAGCCAGGAAAAATGGCCGCAAGCTACAAGAGAATTTTAGAGTGGTCATTAAACCATAAAATCGTCACGTTTGGTGGTGCTACTGTTGTTCTTGTTGCAAGTTTATTCTTGGTGCCGGTTATAGGCGTCAGCTTCTTGCCTGAAGAAGAACAAAAAATGGTTATGGCTACGTATAGTCCAGAACCTGGACAAACCCTAGAAGACGTAGAAGCTATCGCGCTAGATGCAGAATCTGCCATTGATGAACGTGATGGCGTGACATCTTATCAATATTCGCTTGGTGGAGACAACCCAATGTCTGCAATGGGTGGTGCTGGAAACAATTCGGCCTTGTTCTACATTGAATACGATGACGATTTTGAAGCTTTCAGTGATGAAAGCACAAAGTTAATCGAAGACTTGAACAACTCAACAGAATTTGGTGAATGGGCAAGTATGGACTTTGCAGCTACAGGCGGAAATGGCTTAGAGTTGTTCGTATATGGCGATAATGTAGAAGATATTCAATCTGCAATCACTCAAATTCAGCCATTCATGGAAGACAACGACGGTCTAGAAAATACAAAATCTAGCTTGACCGACGCTTATGACCAATTCACATTAGTCGCAAATCAACAAAGTTTGAGTGAAAATGGCTTGACTGCTGCACAAATCGGTATGGCTTTAAGTAGTGTAGGCGAAGCACCTGTTTTAACTACAGTTACTAACGAAGACAAAGACATTAATGTTTATATTGAAACCGAAAAAACCGAATATGCTGGAATTGATGATGTGACCGATGTAGAAATTCCAACAGCTCTTGGAACTTCCGTTAAAGTTGGCGATGTGATGACCGTAGAAGAAGGTAAATCGCCTGATACGATCAATCGCAGAGATGGTCAAATGTTTGCTTCTTTAACTGCAGATGTACTTGGCAACAACGCCGCTGACATTACTGCAGAAATTGATGAGCAAATTGCTGAAATTGATTTGCCAGCTGGTGTTGCAACAGATCACGGTGGTGTCACGGAGCAAATTAACGAATCGTTCACACAACTTGGTTTGGCTATGCTCGCAGCCATCGCCATTGTCTACTTTGTACTAGTTGTTACATTCGGTGGCGCATTAGCACCATTCTCTATCTTGTTCTCTCTACCATTCACAGTAATTGGTGTTCTCGTAGCACTGTGGATTACGGGAGAAGCATTAAGTGTTAACGCATTGATCGGTGTCTTGATGCTGATCGGTATTGTTGTAACAAACGCGATCGTTTTAATTGACCGAGTTATTCATATGGAAAAATCTGGACTTAGCACGCGCGAAGCACTTCTTGAAGGTGGCGTGACTCGTTTACGACCTATCCTAATGACCGCTTTAGCTACAATCGGAGCATTGATTCCTCTTGCCATTGGTATAGAAGGTGGCGGTGGTGGCTTAATCTCTCAAGGCCTCGGCATTACTGTTATCGGCGGGCTAATCAGTTCAACATTGCTGACATTGGTCATCGTACCGATCGTTTACGAAGTCGTAGCAAAATTCCGCAAGAAAAGAATAGATTAA
- the tagH gene encoding teichoic acids export ABC transporter ATP-binding subunit TagH: MVNSVEVKNVSKRYKLYKKKSERLLDLLVPYKDYGENFYALQNVSFTVEEGSIVGLVGINGSGKSTLANIIAGVIPSTNGHVSSNGDVALIAVNAGLDGKLSGRENIELKLLMLGFSQKEISAMEDEIIEFAELEKFIDQPVKTYSSGMKSRLGFSISVRVNPDILIVDEALSVGDKAFSEKSLDKMMEFKQKGKTMFFVSHSISQMKKFCDQILWLEFGVVKEYGPTKEVITKYETFLEEYKALSKTEKKKYRTSALNRQSKKNQKPVEVL; this comes from the coding sequence TTGGTTAATTCAGTAGAAGTTAAAAATGTCTCAAAACGCTATAAACTATATAAGAAAAAATCTGAACGACTGCTCGATCTGCTAGTTCCATATAAAGATTACGGGGAAAACTTTTATGCCTTGCAAAATGTCTCGTTCACAGTTGAGGAAGGCTCGATTGTCGGGCTCGTTGGCATTAATGGATCTGGTAAATCGACCTTAGCGAATATCATCGCAGGCGTTATTCCTTCGACAAATGGTCACGTGTCAAGCAACGGGGATGTAGCTTTGATCGCAGTAAATGCGGGTCTTGACGGTAAATTGTCAGGTCGCGAAAATATCGAACTAAAATTATTAATGCTCGGATTTTCTCAAAAAGAGATATCCGCGATGGAAGATGAAATTATCGAGTTTGCAGAGCTGGAGAAATTTATCGATCAGCCTGTAAAGACTTACTCAAGTGGGATGAAATCACGTTTAGGTTTTTCTATTTCGGTACGTGTGAATCCGGATATTTTAATCGTAGATGAAGCGTTATCCGTAGGTGACAAAGCTTTTTCTGAGAAAAGTTTAGATAAAATGATGGAGTTTAAGCAAAAAGGAAAGACAATGTTCTTTGTTAGTCACTCAATTTCACAAATGAAAAAGTTTTGTGATCAAATTTTATGGTTGGAATTTGGAGTGGTTAAAGAATACGGTCCAACTAAAGAAGTTATTACCAAATACGAAACTTTCTTAGAAGAGTACAAGGCATTATCAAAAACGGAAAAAAAGAAATACAGAACAAGCGCACTCAATCGCCAATCCAAGAAAAATCAAAAACCTGTAGAAGTCCTTTAG
- a CDS encoding ABC transporter permease, translated as MKSAIKVIKEQVKFSYLINRLSIYELRSLTRGNYLGAAWEIINPAIQIMIYWFVFGFGIRQRADVGDIPYFQWMFAGILVWFFINGSVMKASKSIYTKIRMLAKMNFPMSVIPNYTIFAQLYPHLILLAIGMLVLQFIGFPISIYYLQLPIYMLGLLIFLFSLSLITSTLATIVRDVQMLLQSVMRMLLYLSPILWPPTLLPESWQVFLKLNPFYYVIEGYRYSLLGEGWYFLENPTYTLYFVGVVALTFLVGSYLHVKFRSQFIDFL; from the coding sequence ATGAAATCAGCTATAAAAGTAATTAAAGAACAAGTTAAGTTCTCTTATTTAATTAATAGGCTGTCTATTTATGAATTACGAAGCTTAACTAGAGGGAATTATTTGGGGGCAGCATGGGAGATTATTAACCCGGCTATTCAAATTATGATCTATTGGTTTGTTTTCGGCTTTGGAATTAGGCAGCGAGCGGACGTTGGAGATATTCCATATTTCCAATGGATGTTTGCCGGAATTCTCGTATGGTTCTTTATCAACGGCAGTGTGATGAAAGCTTCCAAGTCGATTTATACCAAGATTAGGATGCTCGCCAAGATGAATTTCCCAATGAGCGTGATTCCGAATTACACCATTTTTGCACAGCTATATCCGCATTTGATCCTATTAGCTATCGGCATGTTAGTGTTGCAGTTTATAGGTTTTCCTATTTCAATTTATTACTTACAATTGCCTATTTATATGCTTGGATTGCTCATATTCTTGTTCAGTCTTTCGCTAATCACATCTACGTTGGCGACTATTGTTAGAGACGTGCAAATGTTGCTGCAATCAGTTATGCGTATGCTGCTGTATTTATCACCAATTTTATGGCCGCCAACATTGCTGCCAGAATCTTGGCAAGTGTTCTTAAAACTCAATCCTTTCTATTACGTCATAGAAGGATATCGGTATTCGTTACTTGGTGAGGGGTGGTACTTTCTTGAAAATCCAACCTATACCCTATACTTTGTTGGGGTCGTCGCATTAACATTCCTTGTCGGTTCTTATCTTCACGTGAAATTCAGAAGTCAGTTTATTGACTTTTTATAA